Proteins co-encoded in one Actinomadura luteofluorescens genomic window:
- a CDS encoding MFS transporter, which produces MSETRETLPQPGTAVAARPPLVGRHLALVFVAAFTTLTGFFLLFSVVPMYAVDGGAGGVGAGVTTGALMLTTVLAELSLPRLLDRFGHRRVLTAGTVLLGAPSLALPFSSSMATITAVSLVRGLGFAVAVVVTGALIAALVPAERRGEGIGLFGVVAGVPSLLALPLGVWLAGEVGYTPVFLAGSAASLAALAVLPGLPREVTGPVSSTPAPERPFGIVAGLRSAALVRPAVAFASTAMAAGILVTFLPDAVPGGVAAAALFVQPAAATLSRWWAGRIGDRHGAARLLLPAVAVSASGIALLTLAPNTVAVLAAMVVFGAGFGVTQNASMAMMFERAPASGYGTVSALWNIGYDGGMGVGGAAFGLAAAATGYPAAFALTAAVMFLALPLAFTRRS; this is translated from the coding sequence ATGAGCGAGACACGGGAGACACTGCCGCAGCCGGGCACCGCCGTCGCCGCGCGGCCGCCGCTGGTCGGGCGGCATCTGGCGCTGGTGTTCGTGGCCGCCTTCACCACGCTGACGGGTTTCTTCCTGCTGTTCTCGGTCGTGCCGATGTACGCGGTGGACGGCGGCGCGGGCGGCGTCGGCGCGGGCGTCACCACGGGCGCGCTGATGCTCACGACCGTGCTCGCCGAACTCTCGCTGCCCCGGCTGCTCGACCGGTTCGGGCACCGGCGGGTGCTCACGGCGGGGACGGTGCTGCTCGGGGCGCCCTCGCTCGCGCTGCCGTTCTCCTCGTCCATGGCGACGATCACCGCGGTGAGCCTGGTGCGCGGCCTCGGCTTCGCGGTGGCCGTGGTGGTGACGGGCGCGCTGATCGCGGCGCTCGTCCCGGCGGAGCGGCGCGGCGAGGGGATCGGGCTGTTCGGGGTCGTGGCCGGGGTGCCGTCGCTGCTCGCGCTGCCGCTCGGGGTGTGGCTGGCGGGCGAGGTCGGCTACACGCCGGTCTTCCTCGCGGGCTCCGCGGCCTCGCTCGCCGCGCTCGCCGTCCTGCCCGGCCTGCCGCGCGAGGTCACCGGCCCGGTCTCCTCCACGCCGGCTCCCGAGCGGCCCTTCGGCATCGTCGCGGGACTGCGGTCGGCGGCGCTGGTACGCCCGGCCGTCGCGTTCGCCTCGACCGCGATGGCGGCGGGCATCCTCGTCACGTTCCTGCCCGACGCCGTCCCCGGCGGGGTCGCGGCGGCGGCGCTGTTCGTCCAGCCGGCGGCCGCCACGCTCTCGCGCTGGTGGGCTGGACGGATCGGGGACCGGCACGGCGCCGCGCGGCTCCTCCTGCCCGCCGTGGCCGTCTCCGCGTCCGGCATCGCGCTGCTGACCCTCGCGCCGAACACGGTCGCCGTCCTCGCCGCCATGGTGGTGTTCGGGGCGGGCTTCGGCGTCACGCAGAACGCGAGCATGGCCATGATGTTCGAGCGGGCGCCCGCGTCCGGCTACGGCACGGTCAGCGCGCTGTGGAACATCGGCTACGACGGCGGTATGGGCGTCGGCGGCGCCGCGTTCGGCCTCGCCGCCGCCGCGACCGGCTACCCGGCCGCCTTCGCCCTGACGGCCGCCGTGATGTTCCTCGCCCTCCCCCTGGCCTTCACCCGCCGCTCCTGA
- a CDS encoding BTAD domain-containing putative transcriptional regulator: MRFGVLGPLEVRTEDGRPVPVPDRKVRALLADLLAHAGRAVPADRLIDDLWGDALPADPPATLRARVSQLRRTLEDAEPGARALVETRPPGYRLAARTDALDFADLAGRAPDASGPAARAALFAEALELWRGPAFADFADAPFAAPEIARLDELRLAALEGRAEARLELGEDAALAAELRGPVREHPFRERLRAAHMRALYRAGRPAEALAAYDDLRVRLRDDLGLDPSPALAALHASMLRGDPAAGGPRGNLPAEVAPLVGRDAAVRELTALLGESRLVTLHGTGGVGKTRLAVAVAREVRDPGEAWLVRLDEGLEAGASADEAASFTAGVLGLRDDAGSGGGPAARLGEALRGRRALLVLDNCEHVAGSVARLAAALLRDVADLRVLATSREPLAISGERLWTVPPLAAGAAAALLAERAGIAPGLRNDEAIAAICDRLDGVPLALELAATRVRALGLAGLAERLDDRFRLLSSGARDAPPRQRTLRALIDWSWEPLDERERAVLRRLAVHAGGCTLDAAEAVCGADVETLAGLVDRSLVAVGEGPRYRLLETVAAYGAERLREAGEDGRVRRRHAEYYIGLAERADLRGPGQRDALWRLRAETGNLRAALDGAVRAGDAGLALRLVNAMGWAWFLWGRAGEARRAFGRALAVPGAAEPADAARARTWHTGFAMLDGDGADRDERVREALAADGDPWAHWFLGFVRGGFGDLGPIEELTARALDGFRARGDGWGEAAALAVRAGQALSAGDLAGARRDGERALRLSGTAGDRWGRLQATETLALVAEVTGDYARARELHESGLRDAEELGLWAEASGRLARLGRVAMLEGDLDRADDLHERGRRLAVRESHRRMEHFAEIGLALAARRRGRLAEAEAILRRWLGWCREIDGAPGLAFLLAELGFIAELRGDAGRALDLHTEGLAAARATGHPRAVALAQEGMAGALSLAGRRAEAARALAAASRARAAAGAPLPEAERGDVDRIAARLG, encoded by the coding sequence ATGCGCTTCGGGGTCCTCGGTCCGCTGGAGGTGCGGACCGAGGACGGCCGCCCGGTCCCGGTCCCGGACCGGAAGGTGCGGGCGCTGCTGGCCGATCTCCTCGCGCACGCCGGACGCGCCGTCCCCGCCGACCGCCTCATCGACGACCTGTGGGGCGACGCGCTGCCCGCCGATCCGCCGGCGACGCTGCGGGCCCGCGTCTCCCAGCTGCGCCGGACGCTGGAGGACGCCGAACCGGGCGCCCGGGCCCTGGTCGAGACCCGCCCGCCCGGCTACCGGTTGGCCGCGCGGACCGACGCGCTCGACTTCGCGGACCTCGCCGGGCGCGCGCCGGACGCGTCCGGCCCCGCCGCCCGGGCCGCGCTTTTCGCCGAGGCGTTGGAGCTCTGGCGCGGCCCCGCGTTCGCCGACTTCGCCGACGCGCCGTTCGCGGCCCCCGAGATCGCCCGCCTGGACGAACTGCGCCTCGCGGCCCTGGAGGGGCGCGCCGAGGCCCGCCTCGAGCTGGGCGAGGACGCGGCACTGGCGGCGGAGCTGCGCGGACCGGTGCGGGAGCACCCGTTCCGGGAGCGGCTGCGCGCGGCCCACATGCGGGCCCTGTACCGGGCGGGCCGTCCCGCCGAGGCCCTCGCCGCCTACGACGACCTGCGCGTCCGCCTGCGCGACGACCTGGGCCTGGACCCCTCGCCCGCGCTGGCGGCCCTGCACGCGTCCATGCTCCGGGGCGACCCGGCGGCCGGCGGGCCGCGGGGCAACCTGCCGGCCGAAGTGGCGCCCCTCGTCGGCAGGGACGCCGCCGTCCGGGAGCTGACCGCGCTGCTGGGGGAGTCGCGGCTCGTAACGCTGCACGGGACGGGCGGGGTCGGGAAGACCCGGCTCGCGGTGGCGGTCGCCCGCGAAGTGCGCGACCCGGGCGAGGCGTGGCTCGTACGGCTCGACGAGGGGCTGGAGGCGGGCGCGTCCGCCGACGAGGCGGCGTCGTTCACCGCAGGGGTGCTCGGGCTGCGCGACGACGCGGGCTCGGGCGGTGGACCGGCCGCACGGCTGGGCGAGGCGCTGCGGGGCAGGCGGGCGCTGCTGGTCCTCGACAACTGCGAGCACGTGGCCGGCTCGGTGGCGCGGCTGGCGGCCGCGCTGCTGCGGGACGTCGCGGACCTGCGGGTCCTCGCCACGAGCCGGGAGCCGCTCGCGATCTCGGGGGAGCGGCTCTGGACCGTCCCGCCGCTGGCCGCCGGGGCCGCCGCCGCGCTGCTCGCCGAGCGGGCCGGCATCGCGCCGGGCCTCCGGAACGACGAGGCGATCGCGGCGATCTGCGACCGGCTCGACGGCGTCCCGCTGGCCCTGGAACTGGCGGCGACGCGGGTACGGGCGCTCGGCCTCGCCGGCCTGGCCGAACGGCTGGACGACCGCTTCCGGCTCCTGTCGTCCGGCGCCCGGGACGCCCCGCCCCGGCAGCGGACGCTTCGCGCCCTGATCGACTGGAGCTGGGAGCCGCTGGACGAGCGCGAGCGGGCGGTGCTGCGGCGGCTGGCGGTCCACGCGGGCGGCTGCACCCTCGACGCGGCCGAGGCGGTCTGCGGCGCCGACGTCGAGACGCTCGCGGGGCTCGTCGACCGTTCGCTCGTCGCGGTGGGGGAGGGCCCGCGGTACCGGCTGCTCGAAACGGTCGCCGCGTACGGCGCCGAGCGGCTCCGGGAGGCGGGCGAGGACGGGCGGGTGCGCCGCCGCCACGCCGAGTACTACATCGGCCTGGCCGAACGCGCCGACCTGCGCGGTCCGGGCCAGCGCGACGCCCTGTGGCGGCTGCGCGCGGAGACCGGCAACCTGCGGGCCGCTCTCGACGGCGCCGTCCGGGCCGGGGACGCGGGGCTCGCGCTGCGGCTGGTCAACGCGATGGGCTGGGCGTGGTTCCTGTGGGGCCGCGCCGGCGAGGCGCGCCGGGCGTTCGGGCGGGCGCTCGCCGTGCCGGGCGCGGCGGAACCGGCGGACGCGGCGCGGGCGCGGACCTGGCACACCGGGTTCGCCATGCTGGACGGCGACGGAGCGGACCGCGACGAGCGCGTCCGCGAGGCCCTCGCCGCCGACGGCGACCCGTGGGCGCACTGGTTCCTCGGATTCGTGCGGGGAGGGTTCGGGGACCTCGGGCCGATCGAGGAGCTGACCGCCCGCGCCCTCGACGGGTTCCGCGCCCGCGGGGACGGCTGGGGCGAGGCGGCGGCGCTCGCGGTGCGGGCCGGGCAGGCGCTGTCGGCCGGTGACCTCGCCGGGGCCCGGCGCGACGGCGAGCGGGCCCTGCGGCTGTCCGGCACGGCGGGCGACCGGTGGGGCCGCCTCCAGGCCACCGAGACACTCGCCCTGGTCGCGGAGGTGACCGGCGACTACGCCCGCGCGCGCGAGCTCCACGAGAGCGGCCTGCGCGACGCCGAGGAGCTCGGGCTCTGGGCGGAGGCGTCCGGCCGGCTGGCCCGCCTCGGCCGCGTCGCGATGCTCGAAGGCGACCTCGACCGCGCCGACGACCTGCACGAGCGCGGCAGGCGGCTGGCCGTCCGCGAGTCGCACCGCCGGATGGAGCACTTCGCCGAGATCGGCCTCGCCCTCGCGGCGCGCAGGCGCGGGCGCCTTGCCGAGGCGGAGGCGATCCTGCGTCGCTGGCTCGGCTGGTGCCGCGAAATCGACGGCGCCCCCGGCCTCGCCTTCCTCCTGGCCGAGCTGGGATTCATCGCCGAACTGCGGGGCGACGCCGGACGGGCGCTCGACCTGCACACCGAGGGGCTGGCCGCGGCCCGCGCCACCGGCCACCCCCGCGCGGTCGCGCTCGCGCAGGAGGGCATGGCCGGTGCGCTGTCCCTCGCCGGCCGCCGCGCGGAGGCCGCGCGGGCGCTGGCCGCCGCGTCGCGGGCCCGGGCGGCCGCCGGCGCGCCGCTGCCCGAGGCGGAGCGCGGCGACGTCGACCGCATCGCCGCCCGCCTCGGCTAG